GGGCCTGAAGGCGCAACTCACACCTATATGAATGAATACATGGATGAGATTGAAGCACGCCTTGTGCCCTACCTTGAGTCCGGTGAAATGGGCACGCTGCTGGTGCGCAGTCCGCGCAGCTTTGGCAACGTCACAAGTTTCAACACCGGCATCGTCATCTCCGTTCTCAACGACTGGTCGGACCGTCGTTCCGCTTTCGTCATCATGGATGAAATCAGGCAGAACCTATCGGACCTTCCCGGTGTGCGCGCCTTTCCGGTAATGCGGCGCGGCTTTGGCGGCGGCACGCAAAAGCCGGTGCAATTCGTGATCGGCGGCGGCACCTATGAAGAGCTGGCGCAGTGGCGCGACATCATTCTGGCGGAACTCGAAACCAACAATCCCGGTCTTGAAGACATCGACTGGGACTACAAGGAAACCCAGCCCCAGGTTGAGGTGGATGTGGATTACGACCGAGCCGCCGAACTGGGTGTGACGGTCTCGACCATCGGCCGCACATTGGAGACCATGCTCGGCTCACGCCGCGTCACCACCTATATCGATGGGGGCGAGGAGTATGATGTTATTCTGGAAGGCGAACGCGACGCCCAGCGCACACCAACTGACCTGCAGAACATCTATGTAAGGTCAGCGCGCTCAGGCCAACTCATTCCCCTGTCCAACCTTGTGAACATCTCGGAGTCCGCCGGCTCGACAACGCTCAACCGCTACAACCGCGTGCGGGCCATTACACTGGAAGCAGATCTTGCGGACGGCCTGACGCTGGGCGAGGCGATCAACCACCTCAACGCCATTGTGGACGCCAAACTGCCGGATACCGTCGTGGTGGATTACAAGGGCGAGTCACGGGACTTTTTCGCCGCCAGTGGCGCGCTGTTGTTTGTATTCCTGCTTGGCATCGCCATCGTATTTTTGGTGCTGTCTGCCCAGTTTGAAAGTTTCATCCACCCGCTCATCATCATGCTGACGGTGCCTGTGGTGATCGGCGGCGGACTGCTGGGACTGTGGCTGACCGGCTCCACCCTCAACATCTACAGCCAGATCGGGCTGGTGATGCTGGTGGGACTCGCCGCCAAAAACGGCATTCTCATTGTCGAGTTTGCCAACCAGCTGCGCGACAAGGGTATGGAGTTTGGCACCGCACTGCGTGAGGCATCCCTCACCCGCTTCCGACCGATTTTGATGACCGGCATCACAACAGCCGCAGGCACATTCCCGCTTATTGTCGGCTCAGGGGCAGGCGCTGAAACCCGTGCTGTCATCGGCATTGTCGTGCTGACAGGTGTGCTTACATCCGTCGCGCTGACATTGTTCGTTGTGCCGGTAGCCTACAACCTGCTGGCCCGCAACACCGGGTCTCCCGGCGATGTGCGCCGTCGTCTGTTCCGCGAACGCCCGGCTAATCAGCCTGCGGAGTAACGCCGGCGCTCACTTCGCGGCCTTCACTTTGCGTGGCGCAACCTGCTCCAGCGCCCAGGCCAATGCCGGCAACAGCGTGACCGCACCAATCATGTTGACCAAAAACATGAACGACAGCAGCAGCCCCATGTCTGCCTGAAACTTGAGCGCCGAAAACGCCCAGCTTGCAACGCCAACGGCCAGCGTCAGCCCGGTGAACACAACGGCCATGCCGGTCTCCTGCATCACCTTGGGAAAGGCCTCTTCAATAGGCACGCCCGCTTCAAGCCGGAACTGCAATCGGTTGTAGATGTAAAACGCATAATCAACACCAATGCCCACCGCCAGCACCAGCACCGGCAGGGTGGACGACTTGAGGCCGATGCCCAAAACCGTCATGAACCAGTATCCCACAAAGGTCGCCACCAGCAGCGGCGCGCAGCAGCAGATGACAGCCCGCCAGTCGCGGTAGGCAAACCCCACCAGCATAATGATGGCGATGAACACATAAATCAGCATCGGCATTTCGTTCTCAGCGATCACTTCGTTGGTCGCGGCAATGATGCCTGCATTACCCGTCGCAAGCCTCAGCGTGAGACCTTCGGTCTGGTTTTCGGCAATATAGGTTTCCGCTGCGGCCACAACGCGCTTCACGGTTTCAGCCTTGTGGTCCGTCAGAAACGCAATCACCGGCATGACATCGCAGCGGCGATTTATGAGGCCGGTGCTGGATGGAATGGGTGCCGTGACCAGCCCAAGCGTCACCGAGTTGCGCGGCAGGGCCGTCCATTTGAGATCGTCCTGCATCCACAGGCGCATGTTGTTTTGCGCAACGGTGGCCGCCGACACAACGGCTGCCACACCTGGCACATTGGCCATGTGCCAGCCATAGGCTTCAATGGCGCTCATGTACTTGTGCTCAATGCACGCCTCTCCCGGTGCCTCGATGACCGTCACAAACGCATCAAGCGAAATGGCAAAGTTCTCGGTGATGAACTGAACATCCTGATTGTAGCGCGCGTTTTCCCGCAGTTCCGGCAGCCCGGCGTGCAAATCGCCCACATGCCTGTCACGGGACTGATAGACCGACACCACAAACAGCACGGCCCCAACTGCCAAAACCACCTTGGCGGGGCCGGGTCGCGCAACACCACCCAGCCGCCGCATCATCTCTGCGCGCGAGGCGCGCAGCTTTGTGATTTGAGCCACAAAGGTTTTACGCGGCGTCATGTATGACGCGATAAGCGGCAGCATGATGAGATTGGAAATAATCTTCAGCGCAATGCCCACCGTCGCCACAACGGCCATTTCCTGAATGATGGGAATGGGCACAAGTGCCAGCGTAAGAAAGCCCACAAGGTCTGTTATCAGCGCCATGGAGCCGGGCAGAAACAAGCGGCTGAACGTTGACCGCGCCGCTTCATCAGCCGTGCGCCCTTCAATCAGTTCGCTCGTGAACAAATTGATCTGCTGCACGCCATGACTGACGCCAATGGCATACACCAGAAACGGCACCAGAATGGCCAGCGGGTCCAGCCCGTAGCCCAGCAGATACAGGACACCGAACTGCCAGATCACGGACGCAAGCGAACTGCCCACCGCCAGCACCGTGAGGCGAAACGACCGTGCATAAAAGTAAACCGCTATCGCCGTCAGCAGGAACGCCAGTGCAAAAAACACAACAACACCGCGCGCACCATCGGCAATATCGCCAATGCCCTTGGCAAACCCGATGATGTGGATCCTGACCTCATCGTCTTCAAACTTGCCGCGCAGCCCGGTTTCAAGCTGATGCGCAAGTTCGATATAATCCAGCCGTTCGCCCGTAATCGGGTTGATTTCGGCAAGCTCGAACCGAATGAGAACAGCACTATTGTCAATCGCCACATACTGGCCCGCAAATCCGCCGCGCACAGTGTCAATGCGAATGTCCTCGAGCGCTTCAGGCGTAATGCGCTCGCGCGTGACATGGGCGGGGATCAGGTTGTAGGCGCGAAAGCCTTCTTCGGTCACTTCAACCACACGGGTGTTGGGTGTCCACATGGAGCGGATCGTCGCGCGATCCACACCAGGCAGATAAAACACCTCGTCAGAAATATCGTAGTAGCGGGTGAAGAACTCGGGCGTCCAGACGTCGCCACTTACCGCCTCCACCGCCACCATCACCGCATTGGCGCCGGGCAGTTTCTCACGATAATCCGTGAACGTCTCAATATAGGGATGTTCGTCCGGCAACTGCTTGAGGAAGCCCGCATCCACAGAAAGCTGCGTCGCCAGAACGCCGGTGACAAGCGTCAATAACGCAAAGGCAGACAGGATGATGCCCCGGCGCGCAAACAACACGCGCTCGGCCGCCGAAACAAAATCACCGAGACGACCGGGCGCAACAGATGGTGCAGACATTTATGAAAACCCTGGAACAAGAGACTGGTGCGGATCTGCGCACCTGATTGTGCTCGCACATCTCCAACCTCCCCACAAGAGATGCACATCGCCACACATAGTTTTTGATTAGATGCCGGTTTCATGGCCAACTGCTGGCATGGCAAACACCGCCTCACCCAACGGTGAACTTATCGCCGCAATGACAGCACTCCTGCCGCCCCTGCTGGTGGCACTGGATACGCTTGAATACGTCGCCCGCAAGCTGCACCCACCACAGCTGGACGAACTGACAGACCACGTGGCAGGGGTCGATATGGCCGTGCGCGATGCCCGTCCTCAGTTTGAGACAGCGCCCTGGCCAGACCATCTTCTCCCCATGCGCGATCGTGTGCTCAAGGCGGCCGACGAAGTGCTGGCCGCCTATGGCGAACTGACGGCTGCCCGCAACGCGGCCAACCCCATTATGGATGTCTTCAAGGCGCTGCGTCACACACCGCGCGCGAGCGAAGCCATCTATCCGGTATCTGCCATTCTGCCGCCCGTCAGCCGGTATTTTCTAGACCCGGACATGCGCGACGACACAGCGCGCCTGGACGCCCTGTCAACTGGCGCGGACCGCGACAACACCGGCGTGATTGAGGCCAGCAACGAGCGCGGCCAGCGCGGCGGTTTTTCACTTTATGTGCCGGAAGATTATGACGAAACCCTCGCCTGCCCGCTGGTAATGGCGTTGCATGGTGGTTCGGGGCACGGCCGGGGCTTCTTGTGGACGTGGCTGCGATCGGCCCGCAGCCGTGGCGCGATCCTCATCACGCCAACGTCACGCGGCGATACCTGGTCGCTGATGGGGCCGGACGAAGACACACCCAACATTGAAGCGATGCTGGCGCATGTGCGCAGCCGCTGGAATATCAATGCCGATAAAATGCTGCTTACCGGCATGAGCGACGGCGGCACTTTCTCCTATGTCAGCGGCCTGCGCGAGGAAAGTCCGTTTACGCACCTGGCCCCCATGTCGGCCGCCTTCCATCCGATGCTGGCAGAAATGGCCTCAGCCACGCGCACGGCGAACCTGCCGACCTATATTGTGCATGGTGAGCTTGATTGGATGTTCCCAAGCAAGTTTGCCGAACTGGCAGCGCAAACCCTGACAGCAGCAGGCGCAAAGGTGGAGCTGGAAATCATTCCGGACCTGTCCCACACCTATCCGCGCGAAGTGAATGCCCGCGTAATGGATTGGTTCCTCGCATAACCGGGCGCACAAAAAAATGGTGCCCCGCTAATGCGGGGCACCATGATCAGAACGGCGTACAATCTGCTCTAGGCTGGAATGCGCACCGGCATATATGTGTAGCCCTTCACGAAACAGCCGGATGACCGCGTCGGCTCCGCCATGACTTCAATCTTCGGGAACCGTTTGAGAATTTCTTCCCACAGGATCTTGATCTGCAGTTCGCCCAGCCGGTTGCCAACGCAGCGATGAATGCCATAGCCAAATGACATCTGCCGACGGGCATTTGCGCGGTCGATAATCACCTCGTCTGGATTCTCGAAAACTTCGGTGTCGCGGTTGCCGGACACGTACCACATGGCAACTTTGTCACCTTTCTTGATCTGCGCTCCGTTGAGCTCAATGTCTTCAAGGGCGGTGCGACGCATATGCGCCAATGGTGTTTGCCAACGAATGATCTCGGATGAGAGGTTCGGGATAAGGTCCGGGTTGGCAATCAGTTTGTCGTATTCGGCGGGAAACTTGTTCAGGGCATAAACGCTGGCGGTCATGGAATTGCGCGTGGTGTCGTTGCCGCCGACAATCAGCAGAACAATGTTTCCCAGATACTCCATCGGGTCCATGTTCTTGGTCGATTCACCGCGTGTCAGCATGGTGATGAGGTCATTGCCCGGCGTCTCGGAGTTGACACGCTCATTCCAAAGCCGGGTGAAATATTCAAGACACTCCAGCAGATGCGCCTTTTGTGCTTCCTCGCCGCCCTCGACATCTTCGGATGCTGTCGTCGCCATGTCTGACCAGAAGGTCAGCTTGCGCCGGTCCTCGAAGGGAAAGTCAAACAGCGTTGCAAGCATCATGGTGGTCAGTTCGATGGAGACTTTGTCCACCCAATCGAATGTTTCACCGCGTGGCAGGCTGTCCAGCACCTTGCCCGTGCGTTCGCGGATCAGACCTTCCCAGTTTTTCAGATTGGCCGGAGCCACAATCGGCTGCACGGTCTTGCGCTGCTCGTCGTGCTTGGGCGGGTCCATGGCAATGAACATGGGAAGCTGAAAATCTTCCAGACCATCGGAAAGCGTAATGCCGCCGTGGGTCCAGTCTGACGAGAACACGTGGTGGTTTGTATCCACCGCCATGATGTCTTCGTAACGGGTAACCGACCAGAACGCGCCGAACTCTTCATCGTAGGATTTATGCACCGGCGATTCTTTGCGCAGGCGCTCGAAATAGGGCCAGATCGCATCCGCCTCAAAGAGGCGCTTGTCGGCCGGATTGATGTCCTCAAGCGGCATACTCCATGCGCGCTTTGTATGGTCAATATCCGCCTGCGGTTCTGCAACAGCCTGTGACATAAACTTCTCTCCTGTTCGCGATCCGATATTGCCGACCCGAATGTTAACGCATGGAATATTAATGCCGATGCCCACATTACGTGAGCGCTCCGCATATGATTTTCAACGGCCCCACACGCGTTACGCGGGAATGCGCACCGGCATGTAGGTGTAGCCCTTCACAAAGACTGACTTCGTGCGGGTCGGCTCGTCCATGAGCTCAATCTTGGGGAAGCGCTTGAGCACTTCTTCCCAGAGGATCTTGATCTGCAACTCACCCAGACGGTTGCCGACACAGCGGTGAATGCCATAGCCGAATGACATCTGCCGCCGGGCATTGGCGCGGTCGATAATCACATCATCAGCGTTATCGAAAACATCCGCGTCACGGTTGCCGGAGACGTACCACATAGCAACCTTGTCGCCCTTCTTGATCTGCGCACCGTTGAGCTCGATGTCTTCAACAGCCGTGCGACGCATATGCGCAAGCGGCGTCTGCCAACGGATGATCTCGGACGACAGGTTGGGGATCAGGTCGGGTTTCGCCAGCAGCTTGTCGTATTCAGCCGGGAACTTGTTGAGCGCATAAACGCTGCCGGTCATCGAGTTGCGGGTCGTGTCATTGCCGCCAACGATGAGCAGAATGATGTTCCCCAGATACTCCATCGGGTCCATGTTCTTGGTCGATTCACCGCGCGTCAGCATGGTGATGAGATCGTTGCCCGGCGTGTCGGAGTTGACCCGGTCGTTCCAGATGCCTGTGAAGGCTTCAAGGCACTCCATCAGTTCGGCACGCCACTGCTCGTCGTCCGCCACGATGTCCGGGTTGTTGCGGCCCGTCGCCACATCAGACCAGCGCGTGAGCTTGCGGCGCTCTTCAAACGGGAAATCAAACAGTGTGGCGAGCATCATGGTGGTCAGCTCGACGGACACATTGTCCACCCAGTCAAATGTTTCACCGCGCGGCAGGCTGTCCAGAATCTGGCCCGTGCGCTCGCGGATCAGGCCTTCCCAGTTTTTCAGATTGTTGGGCGCCACAATCGGCTGCACTGTAATACGCTGTGCATCGTGCTTGGGCGGGTCCATGGCAATGAACATGGGAAGCTGAAAATCAGAAATCTGATCGAACAGTGTGATACCGCCGTGTTCCCAGCTTGAGGAAAAAACCTGGTGGTTGGTGTCCACCGCCATGATGTCTTCATAGCGGGTCACCGACCAGTAATCACCAAAGTCGGGAGAGTGTCCTTTGTGCACCGGCGCTTCTTTACGCAGGCGCTCAAAATAGGGCCATATGGCATCAGCCTGAAAAATGTCCGGGTCTGCCACATTGATGTCTTCTAACGGCATGGACCATGCGCGTTCTGTATGATCGACGCCGGCAGCATCGGGGGCTGGTGTGTCAGCTATAGCCTGAGACATGACAGAGTTTCCTTCCAAACAGCAGTGCGGGACTAACCACGCACACAAACTGATATCTCCCTCCCTCTTTTGGCCCGTACGCCGGGCGGAGAGTGGAGAAGCACGTTGCGCCGCAGGAGTGCCTGCGACCATTTTTCCAAGCGTAACGCAACGCAGAGCGGGTTTCGAGCAAAAAGATGACGCTAGCGTCATTTTTGCTGCAGCGCGAAAAGCGCGCAGCAATGGCACGCGCGGGCGAAAAAAAAGCGGGTATCTCAAAAGGAGAATACCCGCTTTTTGTACATGTCAGCCTGTCTGGCGGCAGTTAAGCCGCGCGGAACCCCTGCAGGCGCTTGGAAATAATCTCATCCGCTTCGGCCATGATCCGGTCGATCAGTTCCTTACAGGTGGGAATGTCATGGATAAGGCCCGCGACCATGCCGCAGCTCCAGCCGCCTGCATCCATGTCGCCATCTTTCATGATGCGCGGATAGACGCCGGCCACTTCTTCGGCGATGTCGGCAAACGACAACTTGTCGCCCATCTCCTGCTCTTTTTGCAGCAGACGTTCCACGGCGTGATTGTTCAGAACCCGCTCGGTGTTGCGCAGCGGGCGCATGATGAGGCGGGTGTCGAGTTCGCTGGCAGCAATCAGTGCCTGCTTCACGTTTTCATGCACCGGCGCTTCCTTGGTGGCAATAAAGCGCGTGCCCATGTTCATGCCCTCCGCACCCATGGCCATGGAAGCAACCAGGCTGCGGCCATCCGCCATGCCACCTGAAGAGACGAAGGGGATTTTCAGTTCTTCCGCCGCACGCGGCAGCAAAATAAAGTTCGGCACATCATCTTCACCGGGGTGGCCGCCGCACTCAAACCCGTCAACGCTCACAGCGTCGCAGCCGATGGATTCGGCCTTCAGCGCATGGCGCACGGACGTGCATTTGTGAATAACCTTGATATCGGCTTCCTTGAGGGCGGGCAGCCACTTGGCCGGGTTGTTGCCCGCCGTCTCAACCGCCTTGACGCCACTCTTGATGATGACATCCACAAAGCCCGGATAATCAGGAGGTGTGACGGCCGGCAAAAAAGTAAGATTCACGCCAAACGGCTTGTCAGTCATGCCCTTGCAGCGCTCAATTTCAGCGGCCAGCTTTTCGGGCGTGCCTTGCGTCAGACCCGTGATGATGCCCAGGCCGCCCGCATTTGAAACAGCCGCCGCCATCTCGGCAAAGCCCACATAGTGCATTCCGCCCTGAATGATCGGATGTTCAATTCCAAAAAGCTCTGTAATCCGCGTGCGCATAAGTGCCACCCCTGTTTGCCGGTTTCGTCCGTCTTTGCGACAGACCGTTGTTACGCAGGCGCGCAGCCGCACGCCGTTCGGCCCGCATTCTGGCGACCTGAACCAAAAAAGCTAGTGGGTTTGTTTTTAAAACTGGAAGATCGTTTTCGAGGAGCGGTTTACAAGCCCGCAGCCAGCGCATCCGGTGCATCTGCCCATGTACCACCCAGCGCACGGAACAGATCAATCTGGAAATCCGTTGTGCTGGCCTGCGACTGCGCAAGGGTGATGTCCGCCTCCGCCAGAGTGCGTTCAGCGTCGAGCACCGTGATAAAATCATCCGCCCCAAGCTCATAGCGCGCCCGCGCCATCTCGACCGATTGCGCCGCCGTATCGCGCGCACTGGCCAATGCGGCCTGGCGCTGCAGCTCGGCGGCATAGTTCTGCAGGGCAATTTCTGTTTCTTCGAGCGCGGCCAGCACCGTCTGGTCAAACTGCGCCAGCGCCTGCGCCATGCCCGCTTCGGCACTGCGCACTCGCGCACGTCCCGCCCACTGATTGGGAAACGTCCACGAGATCAGCGGCCCGGCCGAGAAAGACAGCGCGCCGTCTTCCTTGAGGCTGGCAATTTGCAACGCACTTGTGTTGATCGACCCGCCAAGCGTGATCTGCGGATACAGCTCTGCCACTGCAACGCCGACCCGCGCAGCGGATGCTTCAAGCGCACTTTCGGCTTCGCGCACGTCGGGACGGCGGGCAATCAACCCGGCGCCGTCACCGACAGGAATAGTCGCTGCCACAACAGGTGCCATCATACAGTCAGCACCAACATCCACCATGGCGCGCGGTGGCTCGCCGACAAGCGTACCCAGCCGAAAGCGAGCATTTTCACGTGATGCCTTGAGTTGCGGCAACGACGCACGGGTGTTTTCCACATTTACCTGCGCGCGCACAATATCAAGCTTTGTGCCCTGGCCGCCGTCGGTAAGCTGGCGGGTGAGATCAACCGTGCGTGACTGAAGGTCAAACGTGTTTTGCGTCACGGCAATCTGCTGGTTGGCCGAACAGATATCCGCATAGGCCCGCGCCGTCTCAGCGGCAATGGTCAGACGCGTATTGTAGAGGGCGGCCTGCGCCGCGCGCGCATCTGCCCGCGCGGCGGCAACCGAGTTGCGCACGCGGCCAAACAGATCGATTTCGTAAGAAAGGTTGAAGCCGGATGAATAGGTGAGGTCTTCAGTGTTGGCCCGCTGCGTCGGCAATGGTCGTGCCTCACGCTCATAGCTGGCACCCGCCGTAACATCCGTGGACGGAATATAGTCGCTGCGACTTTCGCTCAGCGTTGCCAGCACGCGATCAAGATTGGCCGCCGCCGCCTTGAGGTCATTGTTCTGTGCAAGCGCTTTTGTGACGTAACTGTTGAGAACGTCGTCATCATAAAGCCGCCACCACATGCCTTCAGGTTTGGCGGTTGAAACCGGCGCGACGCTGGCCGTGACGAACTCACCCATTGCAGCCGGTGCCTTGGCAACAACCGCATCTGGCATGTCTGGCGTAAACGAGCAGGCTGCCAGAAAGGCACCCGCAACAACCGGCAAACCGCGCATGTAGCTGGACATTCTCTCACCCCGGACACAGCCCTGGCGTCAGGACTCTTGGATTTCCAAGGTCGAGTGTTGTCACAGTTTGGTTAACGCAGCCCTTATTTGGCGTTGCTGTGGGTCACGGATACCTACTCGGCCGAGCCGATAGCAATCCAGTCCACCCGGCAATCAGAGATAGTGGAAGCCCCCGCAGCACGCACGGTCAGGTCAAACTTGTTTTCCGTGATGCTGCCCGCTTCAAACGCCAAAATGACGTTTGGCTCGCGGTAATAGGCTTCAAGCATATTTGGCGCGATGAAGACCTTCGGCGGGGCGTCAAACGCTGACCCAAATGACACCGTGCGGGTCATCACTTCTTCCCACCCATCATCCGTTGGCCGGTACGCATGGCCGCACTCAAACGAGCCCGCCTGCATACTGGTCGCCAGAAGCCGTTCAGCCAGTGCTGCCTGCACAATGTCAGAACCGGACACAGCACCCACAACCTGATCAAGCTGGCGATCAAGATCCCGGGCAACAGCTATCATCTGCTCCGCCTTGGCCGCATCCGCTGCCAGTTTGCGATAGGCGGCGGCTATTTCGTCTGCCTGGTCGCGCAGTTCCTGCTGCTGGCCGCGCAGACTGGAGACCTCCCGCTGGGCAAAGCGCACTTCATCGGAAACTTTTTCGGCCTGCCGCAGCAAGAACTCGCTCAGGGCTTCGCGGTCATTACCGCCACCGCCCTGCGCATAGAGCTGGCGCATGTCCCAGGTGCCCTGATTAACCCACAGGAAAAAGCCCAGCCCCGCAGCCAGAACCACAAACAGCAAAAAGCCCAACACACCAAAGCCGCTGCTGCCACGTCCGCGCGTGCGGTCGCGCACTTCTGCGTCAACCAGACCCCGAAGCGCTGCGCGCTGTTCATCTGTAAATCCAGACATGCCCTGCCTCAATTTGCCGGCCCGACCTGCGCACTGAAAAACGCGGCGGACAGAAAACACGAAAACACAGATAACTCTGTGTCGGCGAACCGCTTACATTGCCGATCGCCACAAGGGCACCCACTGCTGAGATTATACGCGACCAGCGTACCTTTGTGCTGACTTCGACCGTTACTATTTGTTAATCATGCAGCCCGTGGCTGCATAGCAACACTTGCCCGTGTGGTTAACCGAATTGCGCAACTTATTGCGCTAGAACGGCTCAATGCGTGGCGATTTGCGAGCGACCCGCGCTAGACTTGGTGAGAGTTCGGGTGCGTTCAGGCAGGAAAGAACAGAAAAGATGACACGTCGCATCCTGGGAGCAGGCAGCCTTGCTATTCTGGCAGGGGTTACACTGACCGCCGCGCCAACGGCACACGCTGAACGGCTGGAACCTTTCATGGTGGCCCAGGCCGAAACCGCACAAAACCTGATCGCCGCAGGTGATGCACAGTGGCAGGGCGGCAATCCATCACTTGCCGCCCAGACCTACCAACGCGCCCTTGAGACCGGCAATCTGACACAAGCCCAGCGCGCCTATGCGCTACGTGCCCTTGGGTTTGTCTCTGCTGAAATTGGCGACCCGCAAAACGCAGCCCGCGC
The genomic region above belongs to Pyruvatibacter sp. and contains:
- a CDS encoding MMPL family transporter, whose translation is MSAPSVAPGRLGDFVSAAERVLFARRGIILSAFALLTLVTGVLATQLSVDAGFLKQLPDEHPYIETFTDYREKLPGANAVMVAVEAVSGDVWTPEFFTRYYDISDEVFYLPGVDRATIRSMWTPNTRVVEVTEEGFRAYNLIPAHVTRERITPEALEDIRIDTVRGGFAGQYVAIDNSAVLIRFELAEINPITGERLDYIELAHQLETGLRGKFEDDEVRIHIIGFAKGIGDIADGARGVVVFFALAFLLTAIAVYFYARSFRLTVLAVGSSLASVIWQFGVLYLLGYGLDPLAILVPFLVYAIGVSHGVQQINLFTSELIEGRTADEAARSTFSRLFLPGSMALITDLVGFLTLALVPIPIIQEMAVVATVGIALKIISNLIMLPLIASYMTPRKTFVAQITKLRASRAEMMRRLGGVARPGPAKVVLAVGAVLFVVSVYQSRDRHVGDLHAGLPELRENARYNQDVQFITENFAISLDAFVTVIEAPGEACIEHKYMSAIEAYGWHMANVPGVAAVVSAATVAQNNMRLWMQDDLKWTALPRNSVTLGLVTAPIPSSTGLINRRCDVMPVIAFLTDHKAETVKRVVAAAETYIAENQTEGLTLRLATGNAGIIAATNEVIAENEMPMLIYVFIAIIMLVGFAYRDWRAVICCCAPLLVATFVGYWFMTVLGIGLKSSTLPVLVLAVGIGVDYAFYIYNRLQFRLEAGVPIEEAFPKVMQETGMAVVFTGLTLAVGVASWAFSALKFQADMGLLLSFMFLVNMIGAVTLLPALAWALEQVAPRKVKAAK
- a CDS encoding dienelactone hydrolase family protein, giving the protein MANTASPNGELIAAMTALLPPLLVALDTLEYVARKLHPPQLDELTDHVAGVDMAVRDARPQFETAPWPDHLLPMRDRVLKAADEVLAAYGELTAARNAANPIMDVFKALRHTPRASEAIYPVSAILPPVSRYFLDPDMRDDTARLDALSTGADRDNTGVIEASNERGQRGGFSLYVPEDYDETLACPLVMALHGGSGHGRGFLWTWLRSARSRGAILITPTSRGDTWSLMGPDEDTPNIEAMLAHVRSRWNINADKMLLTGMSDGGTFSYVSGLREESPFTHLAPMSAAFHPMLAEMASATRTANLPTYIVHGELDWMFPSKFAELAAQTLTAAGAKVELEIIPDLSHTYPREVNARVMDWFLA
- a CDS encoding cytochrome P450; translation: MSQAVAEPQADIDHTKRAWSMPLEDINPADKRLFEADAIWPYFERLRKESPVHKSYDEEFGAFWSVTRYEDIMAVDTNHHVFSSDWTHGGITLSDGLEDFQLPMFIAMDPPKHDEQRKTVQPIVAPANLKNWEGLIRERTGKVLDSLPRGETFDWVDKVSIELTTMMLATLFDFPFEDRRKLTFWSDMATTASEDVEGGEEAQKAHLLECLEYFTRLWNERVNSETPGNDLITMLTRGESTKNMDPMEYLGNIVLLIVGGNDTTRNSMTASVYALNKFPAEYDKLIANPDLIPNLSSEIIRWQTPLAHMRRTALEDIELNGAQIKKGDKVAMWYVSGNRDTEVFENPDEVIIDRANARRQMSFGYGIHRCVGNRLGELQIKILWEEILKRFPKIEVMAEPTRSSGCFVKGYTYMPVRIPA
- a CDS encoding cytochrome P450, producing the protein MSQAIADTPAPDAAGVDHTERAWSMPLEDINVADPDIFQADAIWPYFERLRKEAPVHKGHSPDFGDYWSVTRYEDIMAVDTNHQVFSSSWEHGGITLFDQISDFQLPMFIAMDPPKHDAQRITVQPIVAPNNLKNWEGLIRERTGQILDSLPRGETFDWVDNVSVELTTMMLATLFDFPFEERRKLTRWSDVATGRNNPDIVADDEQWRAELMECLEAFTGIWNDRVNSDTPGNDLITMLTRGESTKNMDPMEYLGNIILLIVGGNDTTRNSMTGSVYALNKFPAEYDKLLAKPDLIPNLSSEIIRWQTPLAHMRRTAVEDIELNGAQIKKGDKVAMWYVSGNRDADVFDNADDVIIDRANARRQMSFGYGIHRCVGNRLGELQIKILWEEVLKRFPKIELMDEPTRTKSVFVKGYTYMPVRIPA
- a CDS encoding nitronate monooxygenase family protein, which codes for MRTRITELFGIEHPIIQGGMHYVGFAEMAAAVSNAGGLGIITGLTQGTPEKLAAEIERCKGMTDKPFGVNLTFLPAVTPPDYPGFVDVIIKSGVKAVETAGNNPAKWLPALKEADIKVIHKCTSVRHALKAESIGCDAVSVDGFECGGHPGEDDVPNFILLPRAAEELKIPFVSSGGMADGRSLVASMAMGAEGMNMGTRFIATKEAPVHENVKQALIAASELDTRLIMRPLRNTERVLNNHAVERLLQKEQEMGDKLSFADIAEEVAGVYPRIMKDGDMDAGGWSCGMVAGLIHDIPTCKELIDRIMAEADEIISKRLQGFRAA
- a CDS encoding TolC family protein produces the protein MSSYMRGLPVVAGAFLAACSFTPDMPDAVVAKAPAAMGEFVTASVAPVSTAKPEGMWWRLYDDDVLNSYVTKALAQNNDLKAAAANLDRVLATLSESRSDYIPSTDVTAGASYEREARPLPTQRANTEDLTYSSGFNLSYEIDLFGRVRNSVAAARADARAAQAALYNTRLTIAAETARAYADICSANQQIAVTQNTFDLQSRTVDLTRQLTDGGQGTKLDIVRAQVNVENTRASLPQLKASRENARFRLGTLVGEPPRAMVDVGADCMMAPVVAATIPVGDGAGLIARRPDVREAESALEASAARVGVAVAELYPQITLGGSINTSALQIASLKEDGALSFSAGPLISWTFPNQWAGRARVRSAEAGMAQALAQFDQTVLAALEETEIALQNYAAELQRQAALASARDTAAQSVEMARARYELGADDFITVLDAERTLAEADITLAQSQASTTDFQIDLFRALGGTWADAPDALAAGL
- a CDS encoding H-type lectin domain-containing protein, encoding MSGFTDEQRAALRGLVDAEVRDRTRGRGSSGFGVLGFLLFVVLAAGLGFFLWVNQGTWDMRQLYAQGGGGNDREALSEFLLRQAEKVSDEVRFAQREVSSLRGQQQELRDQADEIAAAYRKLAADAAKAEQMIAVARDLDRQLDQVVGAVSGSDIVQAALAERLLATSMQAGSFECGHAYRPTDDGWEEVMTRTVSFGSAFDAPPKVFIAPNMLEAYYREPNVILAFEAGSITENKFDLTVRAAGASTISDCRVDWIAIGSAE